CACGGTTCGCCACCAAAGGGTCTGAAGCGGAATGAAGTTGAAGATGACGGCGCCCCAATAGGTCCAGGCGTAGGCGCCGGTGAAACGATCGGCCAGCGTCTGAAGCTCGTTGCCCTCCCCCGAATAGACGGCATCGAATACCTCGAAGACATAACCGTAACCTGTCATCAGGCCGGTCGCGAGCAGGACCTTCCCAAGCACATCGAGATGATCATCGGTCACGAGATTTCCAAGTCCGAACCACGAGCGCAGCGACACTGCGATGACGGAGACGACGGCAAAGCCGGAGAACGCCGCGCCCAGCACGAAGTAAGGCGGAAAGATCGTCGAGTGCCAGCCCGGGATCTGCCCGACGGCGAACAGCAGCGACACTTCGCTGTGGACTGACACGACCAGCGGCACCGCGAGCGCTGCGGTGAGGCGATACGCCTGCGACCAGCGCAGCCAATGCCTGGCCGAGCCGCGCCATCCAAGTGCCGTGATGCCGAAGAAGATTTGCCAGCCGCGCCGCGTCGCACGATCGCGTGCCGCCGCAAGATCGGGGATCAGGCCGGTGTACCAGAATGCCAGCGAGACCGTCAGATAGGTCAGCACCGCCCAGATGTCCCATTCCAGCGGGCTGCGGAATTGCGGCCACACGCCCATGGTGGCCGGATAGGGAAACATCCAATAGACGTACCAGGGCCGGCCGAGATGCAGGATCGGATAGATCCCGGCGCAGACGACGGCGAACAGCGTCATCGTTTCGGCGAAGCGATTGAGCGAGTTGCGCCACTCGCTGCCGGTCAGGAGCAGAAGCGCCGAGATGAGTGTGCCGGCATGACCGATGCCGAGCCACCAGACATAGTTGTGGATCGCAAAGGCCCAGTTCACGGGGATGTTGATGCCCCAAATGCCGACGCCGCGGGTGAAGAGTTCGACCACCGAGACCATCAGCATCAGGAGCAGCGCGCTCGCGAACATCATCGCGATTAGCCAGCGTCGCTCTACCGGAAAATGCAGGGGAATGCCGGTGAGCTGGTCGGCAATGCCGCCCATGGTCTGGCGCGTCGGCAGGATGTTGGATCGATCGCTCATCC
The DNA window shown above is from Bradyrhizobium sp. CB1650 and carries:
- the nrfD gene encoding NrfD/PsrC family molybdoenzyme membrane anchor subunit: MSDRSNILPTRQTMGGIADQLTGIPLHFPVERRWLIAMMFASALLLMLMVSVVELFTRGVGIWGINIPVNWAFAIHNYVWWLGIGHAGTLISALLLLTGSEWRNSLNRFAETMTLFAVVCAGIYPILHLGRPWYVYWMFPYPATMGVWPQFRSPLEWDIWAVLTYLTVSLAFWYTGLIPDLAAARDRATRRGWQIFFGITALGWRGSARHWLRWSQAYRLTAALAVPLVVSVHSEVSLLFAVGQIPGWHSTIFPPYFVLGAAFSGFAVVSVIAVSLRSWFGLGNLVTDDHLDVLGKVLLATGLMTGYGYVFEVFDAVYSGEGNELQTLADRFTGAYAWTYWGAVIFNFIPLQTLWWRTVRRTGWRLLLISVSVVIGMWLERYMILVTSLYRDFLVSSWSHFTPTFWDWSTYFGTIGLFLVPFLIAIRLVPMISIFETKELLHEEKEEEQHG